The Candidatus Deferrimicrobiaceae bacterium genome contains a region encoding:
- a CDS encoding diguanylate cyclase, with protein QRMTKIAAINEAGINIISTLDLSRLLKLVATSASLIMEAESCVIRLLDSQTGKYGIREYYGMKAEGEQQDLFRMDKKGVTAILKGEPSVLVRDTAEEEKWKEFAGVARTMIMLPLTRDAEIIGTVSMFDKFPHKTFYPASFNNDDRGTFEKFIRYVEKAIGNAIVFERNEKLKNLDESTGLPTLQYFQSRLLHELSRARRFRRRLVLMICEVTPRVPAREFSALDREEWVIKRLAKVIRTALRGYDVVSRISDWKFGMILPEAEDGKMSAIPRIKKAIIDEAEEIRRVMKDLKVDVRFGHASFPDDGEDYEKLIFKSNLLK; from the coding sequence CCCAGCGGATGACGAAGATCGCCGCGATCAACGAGGCCGGCATCAACATCATCTCCACGCTCGACCTCTCCCGGCTCCTCAAGCTCGTGGCGACCTCCGCCTCCCTCATCATGGAAGCCGAGTCGTGCGTCATCCGCCTGCTCGACTCCCAAACGGGCAAGTACGGGATCCGGGAGTATTACGGCATGAAGGCGGAGGGGGAGCAGCAGGACCTCTTCCGGATGGACAAGAAGGGGGTCACCGCGATCCTCAAGGGAGAACCTTCCGTTCTCGTCCGGGACACGGCCGAGGAGGAGAAATGGAAGGAATTCGCCGGCGTGGCGCGCACGATGATCATGCTTCCCTTGACGCGCGACGCCGAGATCATCGGCACCGTCTCCATGTTCGACAAGTTCCCGCACAAGACGTTTTACCCGGCATCCTTCAACAACGATGACAGGGGGACGTTCGAAAAGTTCATCCGGTACGTCGAGAAGGCCATCGGAAACGCGATCGTCTTCGAGAGGAACGAGAAGCTCAAAAACCTCGACGAGTCGACGGGGCTGCCGACCCTGCAATATTTCCAGTCCCGCCTCCTCCACGAGTTGAGCCGCGCGCGGCGTTTCCGGCGCAGGCTCGTGCTCATGATCTGCGAGGTCACCCCCCGCGTCCCCGCGCGGGAGTTTTCCGCGCTCGACAGGGAGGAGTGGGTGATCAAACGGCTGGCCAAGGTCATTCGCACCGCGCTCCGGGGCTACGACGTCGTCTCCCGGATCAGCGACTGGAAATTCGGGATGATCCTTCCGGAGGCGGAGGACGGCAAGATGAGCGCCATCCCCCGGATCAAGAAGGCGATCATCGACGAGGCGGAGGAGATCCGGAGAGTCATGAAGGATCTCAAGGTCGATGTGCGCTTCGGGCACGCCAGCTTCCCCGACGACGGGGAGGACTACGAGAAACTCATCTTCAAGTCGAACCTTCTCAAGTAA